The proteins below come from a single Zhouia spongiae genomic window:
- a CDS encoding GNAT family N-acyltransferase: MGLVSAKEVARVIKFDKYGFLGTFVGWVLMKTLKISTLNKIYSNNKDKSDLDFLNSILDEFQIRFEIPEEDFKRLPKDGAFVTISNHPLGGIDGILLLKLMLEKRADFKIIANFLLHRIQPLKPYIMPVNPFEDHKDAKSSIAGFKQSLKHLQEGKPLGIFPAGEVSTYRDGKLIVDRPWEEAAMKLIKKAEVPVVPIYFHAKNSRLFYRLSKINDTFRTAKLPSELLTQKNRVIKVRIGRPISVEAQKEHSDLGEFTEFLRRKTYMLSNSYEQRESLLKKVPTSLKIPKSPKAIITPIDKGIISEEIESIRQKDCRLFTSKNYEIFLAAAPDIPNILQELGRLREITFRAVGEGTNNPIDLDQFDEFYHHLFLWDDDAKEVVGAYRMGLGSEIFSKYGIDGFYLQDLFRFEPELYKMMSESIEMGRAFIVKEYQQKPMPLFLLWKGIVHTTLRHPEHKYLIGGVSISNQFSSFSKSLMIEFMKSHYWDPFVAQYVRPKKEFKVQLKDADKDFVFDETEADLNKFDRIIDEVEPGNLRLPVLIKKYIKQNAKVVAFNVDPLFNNSVDGLMYIRIADLPESTVKPVMEEFQEELERKFMNGSSPE; this comes from the coding sequence ATGGGCTTAGTTAGCGCAAAAGAAGTTGCCAGGGTAATAAAATTTGATAAGTATGGTTTTTTAGGGACCTTTGTAGGGTGGGTACTTATGAAAACACTTAAAATATCTACACTAAATAAGATATATTCCAACAACAAAGACAAAAGCGACCTCGATTTCCTTAATTCCATTCTCGATGAGTTTCAAATCCGCTTTGAAATACCTGAAGAAGATTTTAAAAGGCTTCCGAAAGACGGTGCTTTTGTCACTATTTCTAACCACCCATTGGGGGGGATTGACGGTATTTTACTTTTAAAACTAATGCTTGAGAAAAGAGCGGACTTTAAAATAATTGCCAACTTCCTGCTACATCGCATCCAACCCTTAAAACCTTATATCATGCCTGTAAATCCTTTTGAAGATCATAAGGATGCCAAAAGCAGTATTGCCGGTTTTAAACAATCGCTTAAACACCTGCAAGAGGGGAAACCACTGGGTATTTTTCCGGCAGGAGAAGTTTCTACATACCGTGACGGAAAACTTATTGTTGACAGGCCCTGGGAAGAAGCAGCCATGAAACTTATAAAGAAGGCAGAGGTTCCGGTAGTACCCATATATTTTCACGCAAAAAACAGTCGGTTATTTTACCGTTTGTCTAAGATCAATGATACCTTCAGAACAGCCAAACTGCCATCTGAACTATTAACCCAAAAAAACCGGGTAATCAAAGTCCGTATCGGGCGTCCTATTTCGGTTGAAGCTCAAAAGGAACATAGCGACCTGGGGGAATTCACCGAATTCCTGCGCCGTAAAACCTATATGCTTTCCAATTCATATGAACAACGTGAAAGCCTGCTAAAAAAAGTACCGACCAGCTTAAAGATTCCTAAGTCTCCAAAGGCTATCATTACCCCTATTGACAAGGGAATTATCAGCGAAGAAATAGAAAGTATCAGACAGAAAGATTGCAGGCTATTTACAAGTAAAAACTATGAAATTTTTCTGGCAGCAGCTCCGGACATCCCTAATATCCTCCAGGAATTGGGTCGCTTGCGGGAAATTACATTCAGAGCGGTAGGTGAAGGTACGAACAACCCCATCGACCTCGATCAGTTTGATGAGTTTTACCATCATTTATTTCTTTGGGATGACGATGCCAAGGAAGTAGTGGGTGCTTACAGAATGGGACTGGGGTCGGAGATATTTTCAAAATACGGAATTGACGGGTTCTATTTACAGGATCTTTTCAGGTTTGAACCCGAACTCTATAAAATGATGAGCGAGTCTATAGAGATGGGACGGGCTTTTATTGTAAAAGAATATCAGCAAAAACCCATGCCTTTGTTCTTGCTCTGGAAAGGGATCGTTCATACGACCTTACGCCATCCTGAACATAAATACCTTATTGGCGGAGTAAGCATCAGCAACCAGTTTTCGAGCTTCTCCAAATCATTGATGATAGAGTTTATGAAGTCTCATTATTGGGATCCTTTCGTTGCACAATATGTCCGGCCGAAAAAAGAGTTTAAAGTACAACTCAAGGATGCTGACAAAGATTTTGTCTTCGATGAAACGGAAGCCGATCTAAACAAGTTCGACCGTATTATAGACGAAGTCGAACCCGGGAATCTGCGTTTACCTGTGTTGATAAAGAAATACATCAAACAAAATGCTAAAGTGGTGGCGTTTAACGTAGACCCGCTATTTAATAATTCAGTCGACGGCTTAATGTATATCCGAATTGCCGATTTACCGGAAAGTACGGTGAAACCTGTTATGGAAGAGTTTCAGGAGGAATTGGAACGGAAATTTATGAATGGCTCCTCGCCCGAATAG
- a CDS encoding aspartate kinase: protein MRIFKFGGASVKDADGVKNVVEVLKTVGHEDTMVVISAMGKTTNAMEVVVKNYFENKTELQESIQEVVKFHNTILFDLFENDKHPVFKKVQTLFEEVKGFLAWNKSPKYSFVYDQVVGYGELISTTIVSAYLNETGIKNQWLDVRTLIKTDSSYRDAEVNWDLTQERINSQVNRKSLNITQGFLGSDDNNFTTTLGREGSDYTAAILAYCLNASSVTIWKDVPGVLNADPRYFENTALLNKISYREAIELAFYGASVIHPKTLQPLQRKEIPLHVKSFINPKEAGTTVTKGKGIEPETPCFILKKNQTLIRLSSLDFSFIVEDNISEIFKLLADHRMKVDLIQNSAISFSVCVDNKFNQLDDLLKSLRSKFKVTHYEDVSLYTIRHFNDEAIASLQNGHEVLLEQRAQQTVQLVIK from the coding sequence ATGAGAATTTTTAAGTTCGGTGGAGCATCGGTAAAAGATGCAGATGGTGTAAAAAATGTTGTAGAGGTCTTAAAAACAGTAGGCCATGAGGATACGATGGTTGTAATTTCCGCCATGGGAAAAACCACAAACGCCATGGAAGTTGTCGTTAAGAATTATTTTGAGAATAAAACTGAATTACAGGAATCTATTCAGGAAGTCGTTAAATTTCATAACACTATATTGTTTGACCTGTTTGAAAATGACAAACACCCGGTTTTTAAAAAGGTACAGACCTTATTTGAAGAAGTTAAAGGGTTTCTTGCCTGGAATAAATCGCCAAAATACAGTTTTGTTTACGACCAGGTGGTCGGATATGGCGAGTTGATCTCTACAACCATTGTAAGCGCCTATTTAAATGAAACAGGAATTAAGAACCAATGGCTGGATGTACGGACACTTATTAAAACCGACAGCAGCTATCGTGATGCGGAAGTAAACTGGGACCTTACCCAGGAAAGAATCAACAGTCAGGTAAACAGAAAGAGCCTTAATATAACCCAGGGGTTCCTGGGGAGCGACGATAATAATTTTACCACTACCCTGGGCCGGGAAGGTTCCGATTATACTGCGGCCATACTGGCTTATTGTCTGAACGCTTCTTCGGTTACCATCTGGAAAGATGTTCCGGGAGTTTTAAATGCCGATCCGAGATATTTTGAGAACACGGCCCTTTTAAACAAGATTTCATACCGGGAAGCTATCGAATTAGCCTTTTACGGAGCCTCGGTAATACACCCTAAAACCTTACAGCCTTTACAACGAAAGGAAATCCCTTTGCACGTAAAATCGTTTATCAATCCGAAAGAAGCCGGAACAACCGTAACGAAAGGTAAGGGAATTGAGCCTGAAACACCTTGTTTTATTCTTAAAAAGAACCAGACCCTTATCCGGTTATCGTCACTGGACTTTTCGTTTATTGTGGAAGACAACATCAGTGAGATATTCAAGCTTTTAGCGGATCACAGAATGAAAGTAGACCTTATTCAAAATTCTGCCATCAGCTTCTCGGTTTGTGTCGATAACAAATTTAACCAACTGGACGATCTTCTTAAATCGTTACGCTCTAAATTTAAGGTAACCCACTATGAGGATGTATCGCTATACACCATAAGACATTTTAACGATGAAGCTATAGCCTCGCTACAGAACGGGCACGAAGTATTGCTGGAACAGCGCGCTCAACAAACGGTACAACTGGTCATAAAATAA
- a CDS encoding GNAT family N-acetyltransferase, which translates to MEYIIREAHKEDMGSVRELIQELANFEKEPKAVEVTVDDLIRDGFGPQPAFHCFVAEVKSKIVGMALVYQRYSTWKGKTVHLEDLIVSEQMRGTGLGSALFSEVIKYGYQKGVKRIEWAVLDWNEPAIRFYEKNGANVMRDWDTVQMNEQAIKNFIEQN; encoded by the coding sequence ATGGAGTACATTATAAGAGAAGCACATAAAGAAGATATGGGATCAGTTCGTGAACTTATTCAAGAACTGGCCAATTTTGAAAAAGAACCTAAAGCGGTTGAAGTTACTGTTGATGACCTGATCAGAGACGGCTTTGGACCACAACCGGCTTTTCATTGCTTTGTAGCTGAAGTGAAAAGCAAAATAGTCGGAATGGCGTTGGTATATCAGCGTTATTCTACCTGGAAAGGTAAAACTGTTCATTTGGAAGACCTTATTGTAAGTGAGCAAATGCGTGGAACAGGCCTTGGTTCAGCCCTGTTTTCTGAAGTTATAAAATACGGCTATCAAAAAGGAGTCAAAAGAATTGAATGGGCCGTATTGGACTGGAATGAACCGGCCATCAGGTTTTATGAGAAGAATGGTGCAAATGTTATGCGGGACTGGGATACAGTACAGATGAACGAACAAGCGATTAAAAACTTTATTGAACAAAACTAA